A window of Mucilaginibacter paludis DSM 18603 contains these coding sequences:
- a CDS encoding peptidase domain-containing ABC transporter, whose protein sequence is MKAFPFYKQHDQMDCGPTCLRMLAKYYGRNYSIQRLREYSNINKIGVSLLGVSEAAEKIGFRTLGAKVNIEQLNTAVLPCILHWQQRHFVILYKKKKGKYHIADPALGVIKFTAQEFVDSWFGKTQQNSGIALFISPTPQFYEGEDDKKTGLNWTVLFNYRRAYTRLIIQLFFGLAIGSILQLIAPLLTQQIVDTGINTRNLSFVNIILIAQIMLFLGTMSVGFIRSWIMLHMTTRINISILTNFLAKLMRLPMGFFESKRTGDIMQRMNDHKRIESFLTGTTLNTLFSLLNLALYIVVVAFYNTQILLIFLVSTILYTSAILIFMKRRRELDQRQFTNSANNQSNMVELITGIQEIKLHNCEQQKRWHWESIQARLFRYSVKSLALSQYQQAGSSFINQGKNILITFISAKAVIEGNLTLGGMMAVQYMASQLNSPIEQLLGLMQGYQDAKISLERLNEVHGLDDEESVDKHWVYDLPSNKSISISNLTFRYPGAGNDPILENVNLQVPEGKTTAIVGMSGSGKTTILKLLLRFYQAEKGEIKVGDTNLNQISFKEWRKTCGVVMQDGFIFSDTIAGNIAVGDDHPNPEQIERAIKVANIQEFIEALPLGLNTKIGSGGNGISQGQRQRLLIARAVYKDPHYIFFDEATNSLDANNEKVIMDNLKDFFTGRTVIVVAHRLSTVRNADNIIVLSKGRIIEQGTHMELNNIKGEYHGLVKNQLELGS, encoded by the coding sequence TTGAAAGCATTTCCTTTCTACAAACAGCACGATCAAATGGATTGCGGCCCGACATGTCTAAGAATGTTGGCCAAATATTATGGTCGCAATTATTCAATTCAACGGTTAAGAGAATATTCTAACATTAATAAAATCGGTGTTTCATTATTGGGTGTTAGCGAGGCGGCTGAAAAAATAGGTTTTCGAACTCTTGGAGCCAAAGTCAACATAGAGCAACTTAATACAGCGGTCTTACCTTGTATTCTTCATTGGCAGCAACGACATTTCGTTATATTATACAAAAAAAAGAAGGGTAAATACCATATAGCTGATCCCGCCCTCGGTGTTATAAAATTTACTGCTCAAGAATTTGTCGATAGTTGGTTCGGTAAGACACAACAAAATAGCGGGATCGCTCTTTTTATTTCGCCCACCCCACAATTTTATGAGGGAGAAGATGACAAAAAAACAGGCCTTAATTGGACAGTACTATTCAATTACCGACGCGCATATACAAGACTCATAATACAGTTGTTTTTTGGTTTGGCTATAGGAAGCATCCTTCAGTTAATTGCTCCATTATTGACTCAACAGATTGTTGATACAGGTATAAATACCCGCAATTTAAGTTTTGTCAACATTATACTCATTGCTCAAATAATGTTGTTCTTGGGGACCATGAGTGTTGGATTTATAAGATCGTGGATAATGCTACATATGACAACTAGAATAAATATATCCATTCTTACAAACTTCCTTGCGAAATTAATGCGACTGCCAATGGGCTTTTTTGAAAGTAAACGTACCGGTGATATTATGCAGAGGATGAATGACCATAAACGCATAGAATCTTTTTTAACTGGAACGACGCTCAATACTTTATTTTCGCTTTTGAATTTAGCTTTATACATCGTTGTTGTTGCTTTTTACAATACTCAGATCCTACTCATTTTTCTTGTTAGTACCATCCTTTATACCTCGGCTATCCTAATATTCATGAAACGCCGCCGAGAACTCGATCAAAGACAATTTACTAATTCTGCCAATAATCAAAGTAATATGGTTGAGTTAATTACCGGAATTCAAGAAATTAAACTACATAATTGCGAACAACAGAAACGATGGCATTGGGAGAGTATACAAGCACGTTTATTCAGATATAGTGTGAAAAGCTTGGCCTTGAGTCAATATCAGCAAGCAGGATCTAGTTTCATAAATCAGGGGAAAAATATTTTGATAACCTTTATAAGCGCTAAAGCGGTGATTGAAGGTAATCTGACTTTGGGGGGTATGATGGCGGTTCAATATATGGCAAGCCAATTAAATTCACCTATTGAACAATTGCTCGGCCTAATGCAAGGCTATCAAGATGCGAAAATAAGTTTAGAAAGGTTGAATGAAGTTCACGGATTGGATGATGAAGAGTCAGTTGATAAACATTGGGTGTACGATCTTCCAAGTAATAAAAGTATTTCAATTTCTAACTTAACATTTAGATATCCTGGTGCTGGTAACGATCCTATATTGGAAAATGTAAACCTTCAAGTTCCTGAAGGTAAAACCACAGCGATAGTAGGCATGAGTGGCAGCGGAAAAACTACTATTTTAAAATTGCTTTTACGCTTTTACCAAGCAGAAAAAGGTGAGATCAAAGTAGGTGACACTAATTTAAACCAGATAAGTTTTAAAGAATGGCGCAAAACCTGTGGAGTAGTCATGCAGGATGGCTTCATTTTTTCAGATACGATTGCTGGGAATATCGCCGTAGGGGATGATCACCCCAACCCAGAGCAGATCGAAAGGGCTATCAAGGTCGCAAACATTCAAGAATTTATCGAAGCCTTACCATTAGGCTTAAACACAAAGATTGGGTCTGGTGGGAATGGCATTAGTCAAGGTCAAAGGCAAAGATTACTTATTGCCCGAGCTGTATATAAAGATCCGCATTATATTTTTTTTGATGAGGCCACAAATTCTCTCGATGCGAACAACGAAAAGGTCATCATGGACAACCTTAAAGATTTTTTCACTGGGCGAACGGTGATAGTGGTCGCTCATCGTTTGAGTACGGTGAGAAATGCGGATAATATTATCGTATTGTCTAAGGGGCGAATAATAGAACAAGGAACACATATGGAATTAAATAATATTAAAGGAGAATATCACGGTCTCGTTAAAAACCAACTTGAATTAGGATCCTAA
- a CDS encoding glycosyltransferase family 2 protein: protein MMKKKFKISICIVSMNRLHHLKQTLLQNIIDNSDYQMLEYILLDYNSNDGMEKWVKENFQKYISDGILKYYRTVEPTQWNPSHAKNLAFNLAQGEILCNIWADYYAGPQFATYVNEQFNEDENIVLTPIKSQRESLLCAAKPDVLAKVCVRTADFKAVNGFDEKMDRHGFEDHDFVNRLELIGVKRTLIEDLSFLNFISHSDDERFEENADDLKVYINYKSPFESEILFLYNNGDYKKASIIDNYAAVSGRFVSSYIPNKSLFEYTVRTPGWQFGVWNEQNDIIRLSGSRGFFARLVKTRINGHYGFQSKKGSIFYIIDDQQLLKELLTFDHFFYTRSIMEENMRKKVVVVNSEGYGQVRKFEICTK from the coding sequence ATGATGAAAAAGAAATTTAAAATCTCGATTTGCATAGTATCGATGAACCGGTTACACCACTTAAAACAAACTTTGCTACAAAATATTATTGATAACTCTGATTATCAAATGCTCGAATATATACTATTGGATTATAACTCCAATGACGGGATGGAAAAGTGGGTAAAAGAGAACTTTCAGAAGTATATTTCTGATGGGATCCTAAAATATTATAGAACTGTTGAACCTACTCAATGGAATCCGAGCCACGCCAAAAATCTTGCTTTTAATTTGGCTCAAGGAGAAATCTTGTGTAATATATGGGCAGACTATTATGCCGGTCCACAATTTGCCACCTATGTTAACGAGCAGTTTAACGAAGATGAAAATATAGTACTGACACCAATTAAATCTCAAAGAGAAAGCCTGCTTTGCGCAGCGAAACCGGACGTATTAGCTAAAGTTTGTGTTAGGACAGCTGATTTTAAGGCCGTAAACGGCTTTGATGAAAAAATGGATAGGCATGGTTTTGAAGATCATGATTTTGTCAATAGATTGGAACTAATCGGTGTAAAAAGAACTCTGATAGAAGACCTCAGTTTCTTAAACTTCATTTCTCATTCTGACGATGAGCGATTTGAAGAAAACGCTGATGATCTTAAAGTTTATATTAATTATAAGTCACCTTTTGAATCGGAAATATTATTTCTTTATAATAATGGAGATTACAAAAAGGCATCAATTATTGATAATTACGCTGCTGTATCAGGACGGTTCGTATCGTCTTACATACCAAATAAAAGTTTATTTGAATATACGGTTAGGACTCCCGGGTGGCAATTTGGCGTTTGGAACGAGCAAAATGACATTATTCGTCTTTCTGGATCAAGAGGCTTTTTCGCTCGTCTAGTAAAGACGAGAATAAATGGCCATTACGGTTTTCAATCAAAAAAAGGTTCGATTTTTTATATTATTGATGACCAACAACTTTTAAAAGAGCTATTAACATTTGATCATTTTTTTTACACAAGATCGATAATGGAAGAGAATATGAGAAAAAAAGTGGTGGTTGTCAATTCAGAGGGATACGGTCAAGTTCGAAAATTCGAGATTTGCACTAAATGA
- a CDS encoding TlpA disulfide reductase family protein, whose amino-acid sequence MKLYSGILIAILLNALSSKAQLQYSIKVNISNSNGEFVYLADAPGGALDRSRIVRVDSTKLVNGKCIFKGKFTDLMYYSIAFRSKKNYASFIVDTGEIMITADGSDYLYKTLKVESKQNQWLTLAKGKIDSIEVVRERFQDSLLKYENKNERLTHKYSKLMDIQDSCSAMSLFFFIKNYPDSYYTFLTLKQLYKYTPQVFEMAKKIFPFFSNRLKNSEEGKNFQSLLFRTSFEKTLMPRIVLYDGHKKMQTIRFKKNIYLIDYWASWRGPCVAKLPYMRSLQAKYKSKGFKLLSISLDNDYNKWVHAVKKHKVNWPSYLDLKAFESKDVKFFDITGIPFTILVNKIGQIIKLNPSDQYLEKYLQETQP is encoded by the coding sequence ATGAAATTATATAGTGGCATTTTAATAGCCATACTTTTAAACGCACTTTCAAGCAAAGCTCAACTTCAATACTCTATTAAAGTTAACATTTCGAATTCTAACGGTGAATTTGTATACCTCGCAGATGCTCCGGGTGGCGCTTTAGACAGATCAAGAATAGTTAGGGTAGACTCGACTAAATTGGTTAACGGAAAATGTATCTTCAAAGGTAAATTCACTGATTTAATGTATTATTCAATTGCTTTTAGATCAAAAAAAAACTATGCAAGTTTTATAGTTGATACAGGAGAGATCATGATCACTGCCGACGGGAGTGATTACCTATATAAAACATTAAAAGTCGAGTCAAAACAAAATCAATGGTTGACTCTTGCAAAAGGAAAAATTGATTCGATAGAAGTTGTCAGAGAACGTTTTCAGGATAGCCTTCTTAAATATGAAAATAAGAATGAAAGGTTAACGCATAAATATTCAAAATTGATGGATATACAGGACTCCTGCTCTGCCATGTCCCTCTTTTTTTTTATAAAAAATTATCCCGATTCATATTATACATTTTTAACCCTAAAACAACTTTATAAGTATACACCTCAAGTATTTGAAATGGCAAAAAAGATTTTTCCATTTTTCTCCAACAGGCTAAAGAACTCTGAGGAAGGCAAAAATTTCCAATCCCTATTATTTCGAACATCATTCGAGAAGACATTAATGCCACGCATAGTTCTATATGATGGACATAAAAAAATGCAAACTATAAGGTTCAAAAAAAACATTTATCTTATTGACTATTGGGCTTCCTGGCGTGGACCATGTGTCGCAAAATTACCTTATATGCGGTCATTACAGGCGAAGTATAAGAGTAAAGGTTTTAAATTGCTCTCAATTTCTCTAGACAATGATTACAATAAGTGGGTTCATGCAGTAAAAAAACACAAGGTCAATTGGCCGAGTTATCTTGATCTAAAAGCCTTTGAATCAAAAGATGTTAAATTTTTTGACATCACCGGCATCCCATTCACAATTTTAGTCAACAAAATAGGACAAATTATAAAGCTCAACCCTTCAGACCAGTATTTGGAGAAATACTTACAAGAAACGCAACCATGA
- a CDS encoding vitamin K epoxide reductase family protein → MNQDNVKEIIIALLKELKIPVTRQTIEEEIGRHPEYNSLLAISDLLTSWNTPNAAYHLAFDELRAAHIPTPFIAYTIREEFVLITGFNEQNVKLSSNGKIFETLSIENFQLIYGGTILIAEKEINSGEKENIQRKKLELVNSLRMPLALCATLLVIIALLDWHTNIFSTFALPILSLAIFKTSGLCICIILLTQNLNISNPLTEIFCSNNDKNNCNAILTSEAAKISEYLSWSEIGFFYFAGSWLALLFNSDNNDLVSILALINIISLPYTFYSIFHQWRVAKQWCRLCCTIQALLWLEFFSFMPYLRIGNYRNVFSVFQPLSISFSLPILLWVFVKPLLKMSQQLRPVKNQLRSFKYNTAVFNKLLSDEGRYGLLDKNNSIIIGEPLAKTTITIVSNPFCQPCAKAHREFDQWLPDRSDIKLQIIFSVGEDKEDPKLHFAKHLLSLQKSDDDTPILKKAVDDWYNGSQKDLQAWARKHPAGEIVQSDKALDAQREWCATAEITATPAIFINGYRLPRNYQPFDLKYLV, encoded by the coding sequence ATGAACCAGGACAATGTAAAAGAAATAATTATAGCGCTTTTAAAAGAGTTAAAAATTCCTGTTACGCGACAAACCATTGAAGAAGAGATAGGTAGACATCCTGAATACAATAGTTTATTGGCAATCAGCGACTTATTGACATCTTGGAATACGCCTAACGCAGCTTATCACTTAGCTTTTGACGAATTGAGAGCGGCCCATATCCCTACTCCCTTCATCGCATATACTATTCGGGAGGAGTTTGTATTAATTACCGGTTTTAACGAACAAAATGTCAAATTATCTTCAAACGGAAAAATCTTTGAAACCTTAAGTATCGAAAATTTTCAGTTGATATATGGTGGTACTATTCTGATAGCAGAAAAGGAAATTAACTCAGGAGAGAAAGAGAATATTCAACGGAAAAAATTGGAATTAGTAAACAGTTTAAGAATGCCGCTTGCTCTATGTGCAACATTACTCGTTATAATCGCTCTATTGGATTGGCATACAAATATCTTTTCAACTTTTGCATTACCTATTTTGTCACTCGCGATTTTTAAGACCTCTGGTCTTTGCATATGCATTATATTACTTACGCAAAATCTCAATATATCCAATCCACTCACAGAAATATTTTGTAGTAATAATGACAAAAATAATTGTAATGCAATTTTAACATCTGAGGCTGCGAAGATCTCAGAGTACTTAAGTTGGTCGGAAATAGGTTTTTTTTATTTTGCCGGGTCTTGGCTGGCTTTGTTATTTAATAGTGATAATAATGACTTGGTATCCATATTGGCCCTTATAAATATAATTAGTCTACCCTATACATTTTATTCGATTTTTCACCAATGGCGAGTTGCAAAACAATGGTGCAGGCTCTGTTGTACAATACAAGCACTATTATGGCTTGAATTCTTTTCTTTTATGCCTTATTTAAGAATAGGGAATTATAGAAACGTTTTTTCTGTATTTCAGCCATTATCTATCAGTTTTTCTTTACCTATTTTGCTATGGGTATTTGTCAAACCATTATTGAAAATGTCTCAGCAATTACGGCCTGTCAAAAATCAATTAAGGTCATTTAAATACAATACTGCTGTTTTTAATAAATTATTGTCAGACGAAGGTAGGTACGGTCTATTGGATAAAAACAACTCTATTATTATAGGAGAACCCTTAGCAAAAACGACAATTACGATCGTCTCCAATCCATTTTGCCAGCCTTGCGCAAAAGCCCACAGAGAGTTTGATCAGTGGCTGCCTGATAGAAGCGATATAAAATTACAGATCATATTTTCTGTCGGCGAAGATAAAGAAGATCCTAAGTTACATTTTGCCAAACATCTGCTATCGTTACAAAAAAGCGATGATGACACGCCTATATTGAAAAAAGCAGTTGACGACTGGTACAATGGTAGTCAAAAGGATCTTCAAGCTTGGGCACGAAAACACCCGGCTGGTGAAATAGTACAGTCAGATAAAGCACTGGACGCTCAAAGAGAATGGTGTGCTACAGCCGAAATTACTGCCACACCTGCAATATTTATTAACGGGTATAGGCTTCCTCGAAACTATCAACCTTTCGACTTAAAATACCTTGTTTAA
- a CDS encoding glycosyltransferase family 61 protein → MEHQFQVHLNIASQYYHSAKEDPNNLITLDDDEKYLVIHHPWFRNYYHWITEAIPRLWMVRQESSSMILLLPPLGELPVSALKSLEAFNLKGVFHIPSGKSVLVNNLFMPELKPTMASFNRATLFSLKNIFTEYTKTIKINVDLGDRILLSRRKSRRRKIINEDQVIAELARYNFTVVYNEDYTFLEQISIYSNAKCLISTHGAGMTNMLFMPKGSTIFEFHKRKTNAGDKQSFVFWYMSNSLCHNYYHQICDPLDADEHFFTADMLVDIELFKKNLKLMLLY, encoded by the coding sequence ATGGAACATCAATTTCAAGTGCATTTGAATATTGCATCTCAGTACTATCATTCTGCAAAAGAAGATCCTAATAATTTAATAACATTAGATGACGATGAAAAATATTTGGTCATACATCATCCCTGGTTCAGAAACTATTATCATTGGATTACCGAGGCAATTCCCCGTTTATGGATGGTCAGGCAAGAATCCTCCAGTATGATCTTGTTATTACCGCCTCTGGGTGAACTTCCCGTTTCTGCGTTAAAATCATTAGAAGCTTTTAATTTAAAAGGAGTATTTCATATTCCGTCTGGGAAAAGCGTGTTGGTTAACAATTTATTCATGCCTGAATTAAAACCAACAATGGCCAGTTTTAACAGGGCAACTCTCTTTTCATTAAAAAATATCTTCACGGAATATACTAAAACGATCAAAATTAATGTCGACTTAGGAGACAGGATTTTACTTAGTCGACGAAAGTCTCGACGTAGAAAAATAATAAATGAAGATCAGGTAATAGCAGAATTGGCGCGATATAATTTCACTGTGGTTTACAACGAAGATTATACATTCTTAGAACAGATCTCCATTTATTCTAATGCTAAGTGCTTGATCAGCACTCATGGTGCCGGGATGACCAATATGCTTTTTATGCCCAAGGGCTCAACAATTTTTGAATTTCACAAACGAAAAACTAACGCAGGGGACAAGCAAAGCTTCGTGTTTTGGTATATGTCCAATAGTTTGTGCCACAACTATTACCATCAAATATGCGACCCATTAGACGCTGACGAACATTTTTTTACTGCCGATATGTTGGTGGATATTGAATTGTTTAAGAAAAATCTAAAACTGATGCTTTTGTATTAG
- a CDS encoding IS3 family transposase, with protein MKMQSCPRGLRGFCRLLGHSPQAYYQHQKLSGKKSLEEDLLIQQVLYHRTFQPRLGCRKLHVMMEPFMEGHDMYICRDLLFDLLRENDLLIVKRRRSQPQTTDSNHWMKKYPDLIKDIRLSRADELWVSDITYIRLRKKKFAYLSLITDAYSRKIVGFCMHIDLSAEGPLTALEMALKGRASDKPLIHHSDRGSQYCSDGYVTLLKSNTINISMTQSGNPKDNAIAERVNGILKQELLEDAYSNSNQAQCSAKIAIDIYNRMRPHSSVDMMTPEKAHTQTGPIKRRWRNLLNHPTAKVMA; from the coding sequence ATGAAAATGCAAAGTTGCCCACGCGGTCTTCGTGGGTTTTGCAGACTGCTTGGTCATTCACCGCAGGCGTACTATCAGCACCAGAAATTGTCAGGCAAAAAATCGCTTGAGGAGGACCTGCTTATCCAGCAAGTACTCTATCACCGTACTTTTCAGCCTCGGCTTGGATGCCGGAAACTGCATGTGATGATGGAACCATTTATGGAAGGTCATGACATGTATATATGCAGGGATCTGCTTTTTGACTTGTTGCGGGAAAATGATTTACTGATTGTAAAGAGAAGGCGCAGTCAGCCCCAAACAACAGATTCCAATCACTGGATGAAGAAATATCCCGACCTTATAAAGGACATCAGGTTAAGCCGCGCGGATGAGTTATGGGTAAGTGATATTACCTACATACGTCTGAGAAAGAAGAAGTTCGCTTACCTGAGCCTGATAACGGATGCTTATAGCCGTAAGATTGTTGGCTTCTGTATGCATATTGATTTGTCGGCAGAGGGGCCGCTGACAGCCTTGGAAATGGCGTTAAAAGGGAGGGCAAGCGATAAGCCATTAATACATCATTCCGATCGTGGCTCACAATACTGTAGCGACGGCTATGTAACCTTATTAAAATCTAATACTATCAATATCAGCATGACCCAAAGCGGCAACCCCAAAGACAACGCTATTGCAGAAAGAGTGAACGGGATACTTAAACAGGAGCTGCTTGAAGATGCTTATTCGAATAGTAATCAAGCGCAGTGTTCGGCAAAAATAGCCATCGATATTTACAACCGGATGAGGCCGCACAGCAGCGTGGATATGATGACACCGGAAAAGGCGCACACGCAAACCGGCCCGATCAAGCGCCGGTGGAGAAATCTGCTTAACCATCCGACAGCAAAAGTGATGGCATAG
- a CDS encoding glycosyltransferase domain-containing protein has protein sequence MKVITVASDLKNTSYLSFLKASCEFYHLDATTLYYSDVYFSNRIKDALLNTHLTQFADDEIILFTDAIDAVFVAEQKEIIDKFNHFNCPLLFSAEVNCWPDKSMEKNYPAPSVHFRYLNSGAFIGRAGYLKYLYEKYPIFEIGKNPAYFWSNQYYWNLVFQNESANIQLDHSGELFFNTSITISNIDEFKRDIKDPEKLKMMCVQEKARLDKEISFSEDRIINNLTGSKPCHIHFPGTVSKKLMDGGYFDRLKKYSSVIC, from the coding sequence ATGAAAGTCATAACAGTAGCGTCGGATTTAAAAAATACAAGTTACTTAAGTTTTTTAAAAGCATCCTGTGAATTTTATCATCTTGATGCCACTACGTTATACTATAGCGATGTTTACTTTTCCAATCGTATTAAGGATGCGTTACTTAATACTCATTTAACACAGTTCGCTGATGACGAAATTATTCTTTTTACCGATGCAATAGATGCAGTTTTTGTAGCTGAACAAAAGGAAATCATTGACAAATTCAATCATTTCAATTGCCCATTACTTTTTTCAGCAGAAGTGAACTGTTGGCCAGACAAAAGTATGGAAAAAAACTATCCAGCTCCGTCTGTGCATTTTAGGTACTTAAATAGCGGTGCTTTCATTGGTCGCGCGGGGTATTTAAAATATTTATATGAGAAATATCCGATTTTTGAAATCGGTAAAAATCCCGCTTATTTTTGGAGTAACCAATACTACTGGAACCTTGTTTTTCAAAATGAATCCGCGAACATACAATTGGACCATAGTGGTGAGCTATTTTTTAATACGTCGATAACGATATCAAATATTGACGAGTTCAAAAGGGACATTAAAGACCCAGAAAAACTTAAAATGATGTGTGTTCAAGAAAAAGCAAGATTGGACAAAGAGATTAGTTTTTCTGAAGATAGGATAATAAACAACTTAACAGGCAGTAAGCCTTGCCATATCCATTTTCCCGGAACGGTATCAAAAAAATTGATGGATGGGGGATATTTCGATAGGCTAAAAAAATATTCAAGTGTAATTTGCTGA
- a CDS encoding Sec-independent protein translocase subunit TatA/TatB, which yields MLNATLLFLSAPDITIILVVALVLFGGKKLPELARGLGSGIKEFKDATSGGKPQDDMPKAATVPATPEANGHHPL from the coding sequence ATGTTAAACGCAACTCTGTTATTTTTAAGTGCACCTGATATCACTATTATATTGGTAGTGGCTTTAGTGCTTTTTGGCGGGAAGAAACTACCGGAACTGGCCCGCGGCTTAGGCTCGGGGATTAAAGAATTTAAGGACGCCACCTCGGGGGGTAAACCTCAGGATGATATGCCAAAAGCTGCAACCGTGCCAGCGACACCAGAAGCTAATGGGCACCATCCGTTATAA
- a CDS encoding DinB family protein, whose amino-acid sequence MSIIQMLVKEMEQEAQTTLKMLERVPDDKYQWSPHEKSMNIQQLATHIAELPTWVPLVLNTTELDFAVNAYKPIPITNTADLLTSFEKAFSESKAQLEKASDADLLPDWTMRNGEVIYFVCTKGEVIRTTFSQIVHHRAQLGVYLRLLNIPIPGSYGPSADEQGF is encoded by the coding sequence ATGTCAATTATCCAAATGTTAGTTAAAGAAATGGAGCAAGAGGCTCAAACCACCCTTAAAATGCTGGAACGTGTTCCAGACGACAAATATCAATGGAGCCCGCACGAAAAAAGCATGAATATACAGCAACTGGCCACCCATATTGCCGAACTGCCTACCTGGGTACCTCTGGTACTCAATACCACCGAGCTGGATTTTGCCGTAAATGCTTACAAACCCATCCCAATTACCAACACAGCCGATTTATTAACCTCGTTTGAAAAGGCATTTTCTGAGAGCAAAGCGCAGTTGGAAAAAGCATCAGACGCCGACCTGCTCCCGGATTGGACCATGCGAAACGGCGAAGTGATCTATTTTGTTTGTACCAAAGGCGAAGTGATCCGTACTACATTCAGCCAGATAGTACACCACAGGGCACAACTTGGCGTTTACCTGCGTTTGCTCAATATCCCTATCCCCGGCAGCTATGGGCCGAGCGCCGATGAGCAGGGATTTTAA